tttgtgcttacaaattaatgtcttaaactgctgattttgctactgtgcttatatatagtgttttcactatattctggatagtaatatccattgcagagtttctgttagacggcttgtgaatgaatcgcgcgtcgactctgaacagccgtaaaacagtgattctgttcaaattccctattgaatcatattcgattccctttgagctaaattataaattattatgtaattaatccctattacaatcttaccTATATTGGTGGagagaatgcgggcagtttaatctaaattgtaagcacaaccaagttatttaatattttctatttctgtggatgagagcgtctgagtctagactgtatgtgcgtgtgtgtgtgtgtgacgtaagcagcgcggccgcccgcttgaatgaatgaaacctagagtgaatgcagaggacgggaactcgagaacgtctctctactttttaaactgtagtaagtgagtttaaagttaaggtctgagatcgtacaataaggtcgaaattgagcgtgtccctcattttctgtaatgccttatttatagttgaattaatgtcattgcgtgttccagtgccattcaattgctatatCTCAGCCACCGTTAGCTGAACGGAGCTAAACTGCAgtataaaagttaaaataaatcgACGAATAAAGAAtagtttgagcgtgtccctcaatctattttaaaggccttattattcatagtttaattgtcaatgcgtgttccattgtcaaagcaactatgtaatttgactcccctggttaaacattagaaataatgcttgcctgcttgtgtctgttcactaagtgaaacagtgcgatttaaacgggagtgttttaaatcttgatcaagtaaagtttaactctaaacaacagcgaataaaatctgttgtgtctacgtgctcagagaaactggcacggagatttatgatccgccgagatcatttattattttgtttcctcatttgcagcgccaagctgccacttaaataaagtttaaatccaactctgaacgaactaagagtttaaagcgccacatcgcaaaaccaactagaagtggtcttgttatgtgtacagtgttgaaatgcgctgccatttcatgtaacatgcttaactgaacttgcaatgtaatgcttcatgtgcttagctcactatagtttgttttggttgccgtagctacgatggtgactcggaagtcttaacctacttccggagcaactctgaactgcgcacgcgcagcacattgacgtcatactataaacaaactctacggtgttgctattgctaagctaacgaaactgttgcttttacattgaagtctatgctaaagattagcctcaaaggttagcagttagcattaacatccagtggttgaataaagtgtgtgtgggcaaagctaaagttatttaaccctttaaacctctgaactaatacacctgttggtctatttttctgtcctatttctcaattttctaactttaccactttatatgcattttactagaaaggggaatattacttcacaattattaattgtgacaaattgaaatttaattcaaacattaaatttatttggactcatttgaatttcctcatctggtcatttcatatgatcattatttctagtattctctcttttaggtcaatcattttaggtactaataagccttgaactttgaaagttaagggtaacttattttacctaattgatttgttacccctatcaacagattctattcagaatcacacttactcatttctttaattgcgtttttacccctatttcttcctctcttggttatacaattaacctccatttttattttattttatttagttatttattttgttttatttcctactgcatttaatttcattttgattattttgccatttattacttttaatttcattctactttacctttctcctttacctccttgtatcctagcttgggaacgacacacctgagcttCAATAGGAGACACTGTTATCCCTCActacgagttcaaataaattagaaagacaactctctttcactcaaATTTTATCGGTGTTTCATTAGTTGTGCAGCAACTATAAACAACACACTACTCATAGTCGGGTATAACAGCCACGCAGCCTGTGAGTGGACCCAATCCACTCAATTTGCTAAGTCTCCTTCTCTTCCTTTCTACCCAAGTCTCTCTTGCTTTCTCTCTTCTTTACTCCTCACatttgcagggacctgtaagaaccatcaatcgattctaagtgaatgaaatgcaaaatcttgtcaaagaacagtaatcatccttatgaatttgattgtaatcaaaccctccttcgttcttcctaacctccctgaatttgaaaacgcattccaaatttttgcatctcatcccatactgagatcaatttttagagttaagtgttgaacaccagtcgctttcgaagcctccttggtaagcggtccaactgtaaggtgttcggtgtcaatcctgtcagactaagaaaagagataccagcattattattatattctcacgtctcgaacagagatataataatattgtttacctttttacAAATCCAAGTAAAattcctcccattggaaaagggaattgttttatttcactgacttgttttcacctttttctctttttcctcttcctcattagagtgacgaagtcttcacatcactagtctacctagacaccctgagaccaacactatcatcaccacatttcattaggggttcacaatcactgacacaacacttagttgtcccaccacacataggcttctacctcacacagatctgtgtcagtctcccttctcctcagcgtgcaaacatgccacagactgcagacccccttgcccacggggaagatgtgaacacttggctgagaggcatgacggacagcctcacccccaagacctttgaactgttattattcttaatgagaaggttcctgacacaagattcaagccagaacaacaaccacgaggagctagtcaaaatcaccagctccctaagcgatgccttcacaacccagctgaaactgagcgacaagcacatcacccatctccaagaggagctgtcacgtgctcaacgccgcatagacaagctggaagttaaagttcaagatcaactcaaagcacccaacgagagggagcaggaaacaacggaacaagttaaaaaactccaagcagccctggcaacagctcaacttgaccagcaacaagcaaaggctgcccagagagacctggtaaacagactcaagtatgccgaacagctactagagaaagccaagaacgacatcagcgacaagaatgctgaaatcagtgccttagaagaccaccttgaaaggtacagcactgaaatagacaatctgacccaacatctacATGATGTCAACGATGAGCTCTACATGGTCAGAAAAGAACTCAAAGATGCTTGTGAGCTGAAACAAGAGTCAAGAAGAGCGAAGCATCTCTCAGCCTCACCACTGCTGAGCAgagctaagtctcacatccaagaactggCATCCAATGAAAGAAGTGAAGGGCCACCTCCCGAAACATCACTAGCCTTCGCCACACAGCTCTTTCCTGCCACTGAAAGCAGaaaccccatccaagcagaccCTGGAACTGCACCtgggttgaccatcaaagacctcaacaagctgtctaaaagcatcagccagtttgacccgaactccaaagagggccacgacatccaggcccacctgcaagatattaattttcatttagaaatgagacctcatgtgactgacagagacaggttgtacctcctaagagcaacgtcaagtgttgaagtacgaaacttcatagatcgacaactcagtcacacaaagtcaaactaccagctactttgtgaggtcctgatcaaagagtttacagaccctgagtctgaatatggactgttaaccgccttggagaccaaacaaggtCGACAAGAGACGCCACAAAGCTACTACAACCGACTCCGAAAAGCTtacttcggtgcacacaacaaacctgaccttgaagaagaggtgaacttcaaaagcctttttctgaaaaatctgcaccctggagtcagtcgtcacctcggcgtcatggcctgtccgcgctctatgaccatccaacagttgcgcaatctaacacagaaggcctacaccaagcaaaagttgacctcaaagaaaggtaacaaaacctccacactcttgaactctTTCACCAAAGACTCAATCCAtgcactggacgacacccagtggcaCCACGACAcccgagtcttccatcaagagcaaagagaacgtgagccccatgtccacaacagctatcagcccaaccgctgggaaaagccatgggaccagccacacttctcaagaaacccaaaagaaaggatcagctggaaacctaactggacatgcaaagccaaacgaccggcttgtccaacagcaactagagtgggtaagcaaagacagaaCCCACATCAGCAACACTTAGACATCCACAGTTCTAAgtctacacaagaacaagactgttcaccctcagaagacatggaacaagtcatgaaacaactgaaagagttccttgaaaaccagctagacacgaatgactagaaacagaagtcatgctcgctgtgaccagcgacagaacggaaggccgacgatcacctggtacaccaccgcatcagagatgacaagcacctgttcaacaaccacccagaacaaacaagtctctcacggccaaccgctgatgaaaactctgaggtaccaaagaacatcacctcagtcacccatcacttccaaagaaactgtcaaatgaacttcaactccatgaaccacattcatgtctgtgcaacagcaaccactaaagcacagaaggtcagaaagtctgccacaaccagaaggcatcacaagtgaaatgcaacataggagacaaagttttgcaccccagcttcacacagccatgccaaactacctccgactgtctgctaaagaacttcctgccttgctggactgacccccatctgaacacaccctcatccaagccaaggatgcagagagcatcttcaccgacctacaagaaaagggggagccaaaacagactgaaacagatctgaccatacatacactacacaattaacattcacaacccagaaggtaaccacacctactgataacacATTTGACAAACTTATTCTTTccacgagtagaatattcaaatctcagcttaacatagttttacatccaccaggaagaaacatgcaactatccacaccccaggtagaacacctgacactgttaaggtacatgacacatcagctgcacctgccatcctagctcaatagtactcgcaaccctgactaggcaaacccgcagctaattttctttgttttgtttttgtttttttcctcttgcctatcgctttccttcccctcttgctttagcaggtgaaactcctagccaccctacaagggtcaaaggtctgatattaggattgacttgccacacctaatatccgcaagccattctaaactgaatgggagccagagagctccatgcaagataggtcaaatcattttaccacagatgatgtcaccagaacgtctctaaatttaaaaccttaaacaaacaaacaaatttaatcacaaaatttgatcaaagcatcattatacgtgaacaaatttgaacaacaatttctatgtgaattcgaccattttccaggtactacatgtacccgaataacgtaatgccatgcaccggtacagtaactgtcctggaagtgttgtcttgttgtttgctgtgtttctgcctgcttcttctgcctttgtttctccagcgctcgtcgatgtcttctgcccacaacacatcaccgatcgaaagggggatatgtagggatatcagcgcgaatcaaacaatttgggagagtcgattaaaagtaaaaacactacagactcacattccacaagaggcccgtcataaatctgacgtttgatagcctggcgccagaccgccagcctgaagccAACCCAACTAACTAAGAactcgcaaaattaacacaaagacacttcttcataatcaaatccttcgaataaggagattgtcaaatttggagcaagtaaccaagattaatggtcaaagagatgcagatcttgaacatcacatgagtaaagtcattagcgatatggttggttttcccccacacacaggacacaacggaaattccttccctaaacttttgacctcccagcttagagaacagaccctcacagaagggcacagaaaactgtctattgatgtacatatgcgcctaaaatgtgctaaagaactaaggagcaactcctcatttctatgtataacttcctatcatatatgtaacccacacatttgtctattatgttttaatcactcattgtgtatgtcccttttgataactattgaatagtttaatggtttatattgatgtttgatatgcacggtctggaaatcgcattctcaaaatgttcctgtaattcaattctttgcgaaatgtattattgtcttgttatagaaatcatgtccaaatttatctctgcaaagagcgggaatttgggatcacgggactaataagataacatggtgatttatggtttggaaggtggaaccagcagcccaccggagttcagccaatgttctaattggtcaagacatcattttgggaggtgtccaaaagctgagtttaaataccaaggacaccctcaaatctctctcttatctctttaCTATAAGCTCTCTTACGTCCCTcacgccgcgtctcgacgccgcctggcctgaatgccagcctcctccTCTAAAGGATTTGAaccactggcatggttcaaatcgtacttatctgaccgtcatcagtttgtggcaataaatgaagaggtatcatttagatcgcaagtgcagtatggagtacctcaaggctcagtgctagggccattactttttacgctttacatgttacccttgggagatatcatcaggaaacatggtgttagctttcattgttacgctgatgatactcagctctatatttcttcgcagcccggcaaaacatatccattcgaaaaactaacagaatgcatagctgatattaaatactggatggcgaataacttcttactgttaaattctgaaaaaacagaggtattaattattggacctaaaacctccacaagtaatgacctaaaacacagtctaatactagatgactgctctgtaaattcgtcatcatcagttaggaacctaggcgtcctattcgatagcaatctctcctttgaaagccacatttctagcatctgcaaaaccgcatttttccatcttaaaaatatatcgaaattacgacctatgctatcaatgtcaaatgctgaaacattaattcatgcgttcatgacctcaaggatagattattgtaatgctttattgggtggttgttctgcacgcttaataaacaaactccagctggtccaaaatgcagcagctagagttcttactagaaccagaaagtatgaccatattagcccggttctgtcagcactgcattggctccctattaaacatcgtatagattttaaaatcttgctaattacttataaagccctcaatggtttagctcctcagtacttgaacgagctcctatcgtattatagtccttcacgtccgctgcgttctcaaaattctggcaatttgataatacctagaatatcaaaatcaactgccggcggcagatcattttcttatctagcgcctaaactctggaacaatctacctaacactgttcgggaggcagacacactctgtcagtttaaatctagattaaagacacatctctttaacctggcttacacataaaatcattaacacatttctataattcaaatccgttaaaggattgttaggctgcattaattaggtcaaccggaaccgaaaacacctcccataacacctgatgcactcgttgcatcgtaaaaagaatggcatctacgctaatattagtctgtttcattcttattccgaggtcaccgtagcctccagacccagcctgtatccagatcagatggtcactccagtcccccggatccagtccgtacccagcttagatcgtggatcaccacctagagatgacttcaatagccgtggatgtcaaccagatgagctccaaggcggaccaTCAATAAAGACCTTGCCAACCTTGAcagccatcggcgctacaccacaggatcctgatgagttctctacaatcagacattggtacaaactgttgtttggtctggccagaggagaactggtcccccgactgagcctggtttctcccaaggtttttttctccatttctgtcacctgtggagttttggttccttgccgctgtcgcctctggcttgcttagttggggacattttccagcgatatcgtatactatttgaactgaactgacgatgatatcactgaattcattgatgaactgcctttaactgaaaattgattgttacaataatgcattacttacacactattgtgctgtttaaatactgtgcagttgctttgacacaatctgtattgtaaaaggcgctatataaataaaggtgacttgacttgacttgacttaaaggAAACATGAGAAGATCACCACACTTCTATCTttttctttaatctttttttttatttctttccgttgagagtttcgtttctagttaagtttgtgcaagccgcgaccgacttaaacgtcttcgtggacccgaactttaacagcgcacgcacaactctcatatccagccaacgcccaagaagatatcacattgaccgaccaccaaccaatcagcaacctcgggaaaaccctttctggaacgagcgacgaaaggaattcccttcacagacaaaggcaacgcaagtaacttccaggttctaactgaactggtgcatttgataaagtttaataacctctttgagagactcaatacgagggttaattaagtgattgatggttgttcaggtctaagcaattgcacatattgctataacttggtacttcatattttcattcctttaaactcattctttcctcactttctctttctgcaacctgtgtgaatgcgtgtgtttatgttagattagtttgtatgtgttaggtttatccaataaattcatatttttattagaaaagataagtatcttgtgttttgtgcttacaaattaatgtcttaaactgctgattttgctactgtgcttatatatagtgttttcactatattctggatagtaatatccattgcagagtttctgttagacggcttgtgaatgaatcgcgcgtcgactctgaacagccgtaaaacagcgattctgttcaaattccctattgaatcatattcgattccctttgagctaaattataaattattatgtaattaatccctattacaatcttacaacagataagggtgaatttttaggattttggatatcagcagagaatagagaaattacacaaagaataaaaaagtgaagtacaaatctaaaaactttagaaagggttaaaaaagtacaacaaatgATGGGACTTATGAATTATGTAAGGAATATAGTTCTTaagtttagtaaaaaaaaaaaaaagcttaaccaATATGCTACAATGAAAGGTAGTAAATTAGGTTGGACTGAAGAAGCAGAGAAAATGCTACAAAACTTAAAAGACGCAATTTTAAGTTTAGGTCAAAGAAGAAAGGATGAAATTATGAGAAGACTTAAAAAGTAAATTTAGATTGCGGCTTAACTGGCTATCAATTAATAGAAAAAATGAAAGAAGTAATTACAAATACCAATTAGTAAAAGATGTGAAAGCTGGAAAAATCCAAAGAAAAGTTTTTACCTATCAAGAAGAAACTAACAGCAATTAGTAAGAGATATGCAGAATGTTAAGATCTTGCACAAGGACAGAAAAATTAACATAGATGAAGAAATAACGggaaatttaatgaaaaataaaagatcCGAAAGTCCAGAATTTGCGATGACAGTGATTGGTTAGGttcaaacttaaaataaaatagaggTAGAGGTATTTAAAGGAATAACAGTTGTAACCCtgtgaataattttatttagttttattttattcgagaaatgtatatttgtatgtatttatgtatattttgtgTATACAATGCAGTGTGTTCATAATGTGTGTTTAAAATGTTAACCAATCAGAGTTTCCAACGGGTTCGGAGTGCGACAAGCAGCCAATCGGAAAAAAGGGGGAGGAGGGACTCGAAGGTCGGTGGAGCTGCTTCATCGGAGTTTTAGTTTGCGAGCTGTTGGCTTAAAAAAAGCCCGAAAAACGCCTAATTGTATGCTGGTGAAATTGTTGTAGTGACAGAGACTGTGTCCATAACAGTATTCAGCATAACAAAAAGAGTTTATGGTGTCCCGGAAGATTAGAAACGAGTAGATTCTGCGTATCGTAGCAGCTTCAATAGAGAGGGCTAAAGTGGTTTTATCGTTGTCTTCGTAGTCAAGGACCCAGGAAAAGTTATAGAATTGCATCGGAGTATTTTCATGTAGCTCTACGTGAATACAAGGACCCAGATTCATCGGTTAAAGGGAGGAGGTTTCAGTCTTCGTGGCAGACCTGCGAATGCTTTTCATCGGCCATCCTTTTTGCTGTGACGCATCTCTTATTTCAACGCTGGACTGATTGTCTCGTTCCGACAGGGACTTTCACGTGAGTTTCTAGTGTCTGTCGAGGAGTTTACACAGCGGATTCTGAGTGAGTAACGAGTTTGTACTGTGAAAACGGATTTCTATTCATTTCTGACGGCTTACATTAACCCCTGCAACACCGAATACGGGCCCCAACGTGAAATCCAAGCGCTTGGTGTGAACAATTACGTCTTCATGTACATTTTTGAAGTTGTTGAGGTTTAAAAGAGTATACATACAAGTTATATTGCCTTTTATTTTGGGGTTTGATCTTTTATGTTTGTCTGAATTTGTTTTGCAAAGGTGCAGCCCTTTTGCGAAAGGGAAGACAATTGTCTATTTCATCTCTTCTGTCTTGAATTTTGATCAAGGAAAATAAATAAGTATTCATTTGATGCTACTTCTGTATATTCATATTTAGCAATCTGAGTACACAAACTTGATTCTTATTTTGAGAGTGACACTGTGAGCACAAACCATTTCTGTGTGTGTATGGTTTGCATTTTAAGGGGCACAAAAATACCAGAAGATTATAGTGTTCTAAAAGAGAAACACAAATATCTTTATAGAGAGTATCCAGCAAACTCACGATCAATCAGCTGGAGCCCAGGTCTCTTGGATTTAAGTGCCTTTATACTTCACCATAGTGTTACATTTGtggaggcaccgctgggatttgttttaatttattcatatttattttttcttctgagTGGTTGTTGATTCccgtttttattttctttgcacagCTTTGTGGAGTCATGGATATTTCTAAGGCTGGTGAATGGAGTCGTCAGGCGAAAATAAATCCATCTCGCTGTATTATACTTAGTGATGTCCCAATAGATGTAACGAATGAGACTATTGCAGATGTGCTTAATACAGTTAAAGTATTTGGCCATACTAAGATTCATGGTAGACGGGGAGATCCTACAGGAACTAAGTTGTTCCTTTTGCTAGAAACCAGTAATGATCTTGATCCAGATGCTGTACCACCAGAGATAGGGATTCCTGGTGAGGTGGGGCCATGGAGGGTACATTTACCTGAAAGAATGGTTTCAGATCCTCCTGCAGGTGATGCTGTGTTTCAAGAGAAATTATTGTCGCTGCTGCAACAGGAAGGGAAATCAGTGGAGGATGCGAAGGCTATATTGGAGCCAGGTCCCTCCTCTAATGTAAATGTTAATCTGGACCTGGTGAATGCTATTGATCGCCTTGTTGAAAAGTGTGTTCATGTGCCCACTGACCCTTTGAGTTACAGGAGATTAAGAGTATTTTCAGGAGTGAAACCAGTACCTGCTGGGGAGGAAGAGTATGATCCCTGGATGGAGCAGGCGGTCCAAATGATCAGCGAGTGGCAGTGTGCTGATTCTGTGAAAAGGCAGCGTATTGTCGAAAGTCTGAGAGGACCTGCTTCAGACATAATTCGGTTTCTGAAGGTTAGTAATCCAGCTGCGACCGCTACTGATTATTTGGTTGCTTTGGAAACGGCCTATGGTGATACTGAAAGTGCTTCTGATCTTTTTGCAAAGTTCAGGAGTACTTACCAAAAGGAAAACGAAAGGCTGTCTGATTTTCTTTATAGATTAGACAAGCTCCTTCACCGCATGCTTGTAAAAGGAGGAGTTGTAGCTGCTGATTTGAATCGCATGCGAATGGAGCAAGTGGTTAGAGGAGCCCGTACGACTGATATGGTTGCACTCCGACTGAGAATGACCCACACTTTGCGGGATCCTCCTAGTTTTTCACAGTTACTACGGGAAGTGAGAGAAGAAGAGGATTGGATCAAGGCTAGGGATGGCGGAAAAGTAGTAGTTGCTGCCGCCTCTGTTCCACCAGCTCCTTCTAAGTCTGAATTGAGCAGTATAAAGCAAGAGGTGAGTGCACTTACAGCAcaagtgtccaaacttttgaaggcAGTCACATCTACGCCTGTTCCTGAGCCTTCTCTTGGGGCAATGGGCCCTGTGTGTCAAGTAGCAGATGTTAGTGGTGCAGAAGTTTCAAATAGGAAAAGCACGTCCAAGATTCCTCGGCCTGgaattttttgttataagtgtggtGAGGATGGCCACACAAAGAGAGAGTGTCGGGGGACTGAGAATCTGAGGAGAGTAAATCAAAAGCTGATTAGTCAGAGCAGGTGGTCGGGAAACTTCTAGGGAGCCCCGTGGAGGAACGGCGCAGGACTCCTATTCAGTCTCGTTCCACATCTTGTTTTGAAGATGAAATTACTTGTTCTTTTGAAATTCCAACTGGTTTGATTGGTCCAACTTCTGAAGTACCAGTTCAAATTGAAGGAGTTTATGCAAAAGCTTTGCTCGATAGTGGCTCTCAAGTCACTATCCTTTATCGAAGCTTTTATGACGCTTACTTGAAACACTTACCACTGTTGCCTGTGGAAAATCTTGAAATATGGGGTTTGAGTTCGCACAAATACCCATATGATGGTTATCTTTCCGTTAAGCTTGAATTCACTGAAAATGTGGTAGGCTTACCACAAGCTGTTGACACCCTTGCACTTGTTTGCCCAGACTCTCAATCAGAGAAGAGAATTGCCATTCTTTTGGGGACTAACACCAATATAGTGAGACGTTTGTTCGAAGATTGTAAACAGAAGCTGGGTGATCATTTCTTACATACTTTGTCCATACATTCTGTAGTGCGAGAGGTCTATGAGAATATTCAGAAGGATGATGACTCATCTGATGATTGCGAGAGGCATGGTACTGTGTGGTTTACACAGCATAAATCAATTGTTGTGAGACCAGGAGAGT
The window above is part of the Garra rufa chromosome 13, GarRuf1.0, whole genome shotgun sequence genome. Proteins encoded here:
- the LOC141348428 gene encoding paraneoplastic antigen Ma1 homolog translates to MDISKAGEWSRQAKINPSRCIILSDVPIDVTNETIADVLNTVKVFGHTKIHGRRGDPTGTKLFLLLETSNDLDPDAVPPEIGIPGEVGPWRVHLPERMVSDPPAGDAVFQEKLLSLLQQEGKSVEDAKAILEPGPSSNVNVNLDLVNAIDRLVEKCVHVPTDPLSYRRLRVFSGVKPVPAGEEEYDPWMEQAVQMISEWQCADSVKRQRIVESLRGPASDIIRFLKVSNPAATATDYLVALETAYGDTESASDLFAKFRSTYQKENERLSDFLYRLDKLLHRMLVKGGVVAADLNRMRMEQVVRGARTTDMVALRLRMTHTLRDPPSFSQLLREVREEEDWIKARDGGKVVVAAASVPPAPSKSELSSIKQEVSALTAQVSKLLKAVTSTPVPEPSLGAMGPVCQVADVSGAEVSNRKSTSKIPRPGIFCYKCGEDGHTKRECRGTENLRRVNQKLISQSRWSGNF